The sequence aatgatgatggtggtgtgatgatgatgatggtgatgatataTAATCGAGAAGTCAGTTAATGTTTGTCTCAACTTCTGGTTTGTTCCCCTGATGTGTAATAATGAGCGGGTAATAATATTACCTTACAAGTTATGAAACCTGTGCAATGTTTATATAGAATAGCTATTACTATTAGTCCCCATTGATCACTGACTGATTTTGCTGATTTAGCAAGGGAGaaacttcttctttttcttttctttttttggaatcTCTACTTTTGTCTCATTTCTAACTCCTGTGTTTAGCGGAGGAACGTTTTCTGTTATGTATGTTGGGCTAGTATTTATTCTGCCTTAGCTACTGTACCAATGGAgggattgttgtttttatttcttcTCATTTGAGCCAAAGTTCCAAAGTGATTCTTCTTTGCTTTCAAGCCACAATTTAAGCTACTTTTGCTGTAACTAAGCTGCATAGTTTCTCCGGTTTAGCTTGGGAAAGAGAATTTTTAAGCTATGTGTGGATAAGTGAAAGTGTATGGTCGACGGTTTGGTTTggcggtaaaaaaaaaagtgaataaattCAGTTTTCTCCCTTATTCAAAATGTATTCAATCATCCCAGATCCACATATTTGATTCCTGAAGTTTCCTTTCATAAATACAAGTAATAGAAGCTTATATTCAGCCAATTAGCACTATGCTAACAGCAGGACTGTGGGGTTCTTCAGTAATACACTTGTTTATGTGGTTTTTGACGCTGTGTAACACTTTTAAACATTGTTATCTATAAATTTGAACTCTATAGAAAAGTAAAAGTTATCTTCTTATCTTCTTAATTTGCTTCTTTGGGTTTAGCTAACATTGTTATAGAAAATAAGACCAAAGCGCTTATAGGAAAGTCTGTTCACATGACGTCTGTCATTACAAATCTATAGGGGGAAGTTAACaataggtacaggggttggacaatgaaactgaaacacctgtcatcattttagtgtgggattttaggtttcatggctaaattggagcagcctggtggccaatcttcattaattgcacattgcaccagtaagagcagagtgtgaaggttcaatcagcagggtaagagcacagttctgctcaaaatattgcaatgcacacaacattatgacataccagagttcaaaagaggacaaattgttggtgcacgtcttgctggagcatctgtgaccaagacagcaagtctttgtgatgcatcaagagccacggtatccagggtaatgtcagcaaaccaccaagaaggaccaaccacatccaacaggattaactgtggacgctgtaaggggaagctgtctgaaagggatgttcgggtgctaacccggattgtatccaaaaaacataaaaccacggttgatcaaatcacgcagaattcaatgtgcacctcaactctcctgtttccaccagaactgtccgtcaccacaatcaattattgtgctctaaaaccaggtgtttcagtttcattgtccaacctctgtagttCATTTAAGTAGTTTGTAGTTTACCAAATAGAGCACATGAATCAACtatgttgttttctgtttttgtgcACTTGAAGCCTGGTGCTTCTCGGTTTCTGGGTCAGAATTACACTGGCTGCTTCACTTGTAGATGTGTATTCCaactttagggttttttgttgtcAAAGTtcctgtttttaaccatttatccatAATATGTAAAATACATAACACAGGGTAACTGCTTCACTCAGACTCCcacttactagtgcatctcaaaaaattaaaatagcattataaagttactttatttcagtatttccatttaaaatgtgaaactcatacattatatagacgtattaaacacacagagagtgatatattttaagcctttattttatacattgttgaggattatggctttggtacttttggcagtgtgggaagtgtgccaagtcctgctggaaaatgaaatccacatcccccaaccatcactgattgttggaaacttcacactagacctcgagcagtttggactgtgtgtctctccactcttcctccagactctgatcccttgatttcctttaaatgaaatgtaaaatttactgatgatcagtgatggtttggagagacatgtctgtcatctgctggtgttgatccactgtgttttattatcaagtctaaagtcagtgcagttttgttttcccacaaaatcttacagctcttcatatcttacagcttccctccgctactgacaacttttatggagatgcggatttcattttccagcaggacttggcacactgcccacactgacaaaatgcCCTACGTGaaaatgtgggtttttttttttctcttgtgaaATAATTTATAGTAATTAGAGCTATCGatctataacaaaaaataataataataataatttcctaaTTAACCCTGAAACATTCATTAATAAATTTTAAAGATATTTCAAGATGATCACAGTGTATAATCTCAGTATTTTATTTGTACTAAGAtgtgtttgtttaattgtatatttttaactTAACTGAAATTCAGGAAAGTCACAACATCAATGCAAACCATGAAAAATGATtgactaaataaatgaataagtggAATTATAACTCAGACTAAGAGCTGATGGTGTTTTGTATCCACTCCATGTATTCACACACATCAGTGAAAACGATTTGTCCTCCACACCCACCCCGGCTTCCACCAATCAGCACCCCGAACACCACGTCGCTCTCGCCGCTCTCCAGCAGGCCTCCTCCAGAATCCCCCTGTATGTGAGGAAAATCTGCTGCAGATTTATTCAAAATACAAAGACTTTAATCTGAAAGATTAATTAGAGATCAGTTTACCCCACAGCTCTCGATCACTGGCTGCTCTGGAAGGCTCCCGCCGCAGAAGACGTGCTTCTCGTTTTCAAACACGGTGTATTTCAGGTCCTGGCAGGGGGCGACTGAGACGCCCAAACACTTTAAATGTGTTTCAGTTTTTCCTGAAAGAAGAAAAACACAGCGCCTGAAAAAAATCTCATATCTAGTAATAGTAGCGCTAGCAGGGTTAGCTGTATCAATAGTAATTTCGAAAAAGGTCcaatagcagtagtaatagtgtgTTGATTGTAGTGGTGAtgtaatcaggagatcgctggttcaaatcccggtcatcagcacaaggctgcatctgtgagctgatgtatcagaaccgagtcgctgcgctgctttcctccgaaggttagcgctgtgatgattctcggcaatgctacagcagcagcagcagctcaaaaagaggcggagtctgacttcacatgtatcagaggaggcatatgctagtcttcacactcctggtgttttggcatcactagtgatgggggatggACAGCTGAGTAGtgaagcttagattctctgcccgaacccgacccaacCTGAGGCCCGAGCTGAACCTctgttttttaattgtatatttattttagataaagctagagtgtgataatcacaatatagcacagtaacaaatcaaactgtgttttataaaAGTTGCCGTCGCGCCGCACACACTCCACTTGTCCGCAGTGCAgcatagccttattactgttttttttttgtgtgtttttgcacatatgctataagctcaatataaaaaaattgtttgttttgaatttatttttttgtttattcataaaccatgttaaattatattagattagaggaatgTCATTCAGaaatcattcttgtagcctaatttactgatgtttaggaTGCCTGTGGATTATGATtctcattgtttgtgttttaatctttcggaaatctgttcttaataaacattgttcttaaataataggtctgagcttcttcagtgttgcaatgttaatttacATCATTATGAACAGAGTTCCgttcattcaatttttttttttttttttttaaagctcagttttacGCTCTACTTTCTCAATAAAtgtgggtttaaatcaggcttgggctcataaatgacagtttatggggcgggtcagtTGGGGTTCAGGCAAAAcgcagataaattgggagaaaaattaaAATAGGAAACAATTAACAAAGAAATAGTAAAAgtaggtagtagtagtagtactggtAGAAGTAATAACTGGAATAGTATTAGTACTACTTCTATTCCTGAAAAAATTAAAGAAGTACCTACACTACTGATTAAATATTACAAATCTATGCATTCGTCCTTACTAATCATTGTTTcttcatttaatgtattttctacattgtagattattattaaagacatgaaaacagttaaaaGACACCTATAGATTTAtgttgtaaacagtaaaaaaaaatgttattcctccacattaatcccctgatctatagctgatgaactgagatggtgatttgaggtgatttaattaggatgagctggagcttcacggcgtgaagaaaaaaaaacagcaactattgttcaccacctccaggaactccttctttcttcaagatgctgagaaaactattccaggtgactctaaatcatgaacacattgagattaaaattaaaaccaagagtgtgcagatctgaactcaatctaaagtataaaacatattctggtttgtttaacatttttgtttacaaTGTAATTCTGCAtatttctgtatagctttaatattcagtagtcttcaatattacattttcaatgtaaaaaatcataaaagtatatatatatatatatataaataatcaccATAGACTTTAGATGCTGATCCATGTCCTGCCGCCTGCAGCATGGCTCCATCAGGTGGATGTTTACACTGAAGATCTGGAAGGTCTGCAGGTATGATGTTCTCCACAGGTTCTGGAAGCTTCAGCAGCATGATGTCTCCATCAGACAGAGTGCTGCTGTATTTCTGTATGTTTTCAGGTGGAATGGTGAAGTTTTTCTGGACGTTTGATCCTGGTGGGTGGACGCCCACGCTGACATTTAGAGTCCTGGTGTTCACAGGGTTAATCAAACAGACAGTGACTGATTCTCTAAAcactgtttatattatatttatgataGTAGGTTTACGTAAGGAAACGTAGCTGTAGTATTATCAGCAGTTGTAACACCAGTAGCATTAGTTTTAGTAGTActtgtagtagtagcagtagtatttaCTACAGTAGAAGAGGTTGTAGATAGTtggaatagtagtagtagcaacagAAGTTGTAGTATCAATAGTAATGTAGTAAATGTAtcagcagtagcagtagcagtagcagtattaACACTATAGTACTAGTAGTACTAGATGTAGTAGCAGCTGTGTATCATTAGCAAAGTAGTAAAGGTATTAAAGGTAGCAGTATCAAtagtactttagtaaaagtactagtagctatagtaacagtagtggtagtagtagcagtatcaaTAGTACTTTAGTAAAATTACCAGTAGCTATAGtaacagtagtggtagtagtagctgTATCAAtagtactttagtaaaagtactagtagctatagtaacagtagtggtagtagtagcagtatcaatagtactttagtaaaagtaccagtagctatagtaacagtagtggtagtagtagcagtatcaatagtactttagtaaaagtactagtagctatagtaacagtagtggtagtagtagctgTATCAAtagtactttagtaaaagtactagtagctatagtaacagtagtggtagtagtagcagtatcaatagtactttagtaaaagtaccagtagctatagtaacagtagtggtagtagtagctgTATCAAtagtactttagtaaaagtactagtagctatagtaacagtagtggtagtagtagcagtatcaatagtactttagtaaaagtactagtagctatagtaacagtagtggtagtagtagcagtatcaaTAGTACTTTAGTAAAATTACCAGTAGCTATAGtaacagtagtggtagtagtagctgTATCAAtagtactttagtaaaagtactagtagctatagtaacagtagtggtagtagtagcagtatcaatagtactttagtaaaagtaccagtagctatagtaacagtagtggtagtagtagcagtatcaatagtactttagtaaaagtactagtagctatagtaacagtagtggtagtagtagcagtatcaatagtactttagtaaaagtactagtagctatagtaacagtagtggtagtagtagctgTATCAAtagtactttagtaaaagtactagtagctatagtaacagtagtggtagtagtagcagtatcaaTAGTACTTTAGTAAAATTACCAGTAGCTATAGtaacagtagtggtagtagtagctgTATCAAtagtactttagtaaaagtactagtagctatagtaacagtagtggtagtagtagcagtatcaatagtactttagtaaaagtaccaGTAGCTATAGTAACAGTAGTGGTAGTAGAAGCAGTATCAAtagtactttagtaaaagtactaGTAGATATAGtaacagtagtggtagtagtagcagtatcaatagtactttagtaaaagtactagtagctatagtaacagtagtggtagtagtagcagtatcaatagtactttagtaaaagtaccagtagctatagtaacagtagtggtagtagtagctgTATCAAtagtactttagtaaaagtactagtagctatagtaacagtagtggtagtagtagcagtatcaagagtactttagtaaaagtaccagtagctatagtaacagtagtggtagtagtaccAGTATCAAtagtactttagtaaaagtaccagtagctatagtaacagtagtggtagtagtagcagtatcaatagtactttagtaaaagtaccagtagctatagtaacagtagtggtagtagtagcagtatcaaTAGTACTTTAGCAAAAGTACCAGTAGCTATAGtaacagtagtggtagtagtagcagtatcaatagtactttagtaaaagtaccagtagctatagtaacagtagtggtagtagtagcagtatcaatagtactttagtaaaagtaccaGTAGCTATAGTAACAGTAGTGGTAGTAGAAGCAGTATCATtagtactttagtaaaagtaccagtagctatagtaacagtagtggtagtagtagcagtatcaatagtactttagtaaaagtactagtagctatagtaacagtagtggtagtagtagcagtatcaatagtactttagtaaaagtaccagtagctatagtaacagtagtggtagtagtagcagtatcaatagtactttagtaaaagtactagtagctatagtaacagtagtggtagtagtagcagtatcaatagtactttagtaaaagtaccagtagctatagtaacagtagtggtagtagtagcagtatcattagtactttagtaaaagtaccagtagctatagtaacagtagtggtagtagtagcagtatcaatagtactttagtaaaagtaccagtagctatagtaacagtagtggtagtagtagcagtatcaatagtactttagtaaaagtaccagtagctatagtaacagtagtggtagtagtagcagtatcattagtactttagtaaaagtaccagtagctatagtaacagtagtggtagtagtagcagtatcaatagtactttagtaaaagtaccaGTAGCTATAGTAagagtagtggtagtagtagcagttTTAAAAGTATTAGTAgctgtaatattatattattattagtataactATCAACAGTAGTGTAgtagtaaaatattattattaaataaagctCACCCTGCAGTGTTCTCCTTGTAGCAGTGTCCTGCGGTCAGAACCCATTGCTTACGGATCAGAGTCCCCCCGCAGGACCCTGACCTGGACCCCTCTGCTTTATACAGAACCCGAACATGATGCTGCCTCTCTCCCTCACTGCAGTCTGTCCCCGGAATCAGCCGCTTCCACACCTCCAACATTACCAGACTTACTGCACACAACCACACATcatacacaaccacacacacaaaatcaataatcacacacacacaaccacacatcacacacaaacaaccacacatcacacacagaacCAATAATCACACACAGAATCAATAATCACACACAGaatcaataatcacacacacagaaccaccAATCCCATACAgaaccacacatcacacacacacaaccacacatcacacacacacacacaaccacacatcacacacacacaaccacacatcacacacacaaccacacatcacacacagaacCAATAATCACACACAGaatcaataatcacacacacagaaccaccAATCCCATACAGAACCACACATcatacacaaccacacacacaaaatcaataatcacacacacacaaccacacatcacacacaaacaaccacacatcacacacagaacCAATAATCACACACAGaatcaataatcacacacacagaaccaccAATCCCATACAgaaccacacatcacacacacacaaccacacatcacacacacacacacaaccacacatcacacacacacaaccacacatcacacacacaaccacacatcacacacagaacCAATAATCACACACAGaatcaataatcacacacacagaaccaccAATCCCATACAGAACCACACATcatacacaaccacacacacaaaatcaataatcacacacacacaaccacacatcacacacaaacaaccacacatcacacacagaacCAATAATCACACACAGaatcaataatcacacacacagaaccaccAATCCCATACAgaaccacacatcacacacacacaaccacacatcacacacacacacacaaccacacatcacacacacacacaaccacacatcaCATACAcaaccacacatcacacacagaacCAATAATCACACACAGaatcaataatcacacacacagaaccaccAATCCCATACAGAACCACACATcatacacaaccacacacacaaaatcaataatcacacacacacaaccacacatcacacacacaaccacacatcacacacagaacCAGTAATCACACACAGaatcaataatcacacacacagaaccaccAATCCCATACAgaaccacacatcacacacacacacaaccacacatcacacacacacacaaccacacatcacacacacacacaaccacacatgacacacacaaccacacatcacacacacaaccacacatcacacacagaatcaataatcacacacacacacacaaccacacacagaaccaataatcacacacacacacacaaccaccaaTCACACACAGAACCAATAATCACGCACAGAAccaccaatcacacacacagaaccaataatcacacacatacacacaaccacacatcacacacacacaaccacacatcacacacacacaaccacacatcacacacacaaccATCAATCACACAGAAccaataatcacacacacacaaccacacacagaaacaataatcatacacacacaaccatcaatcacacatcacacacagaaccaataatcacacacacacacacacagccacacatcacacacagaaccaataatcacacacacagaaacacattaaacacacagatcaaataataacacacacagaaccactaatcacacacacacacacaaccactaatcacacacacaaccaccaccatgccaCTTGCCATTCAGTGTTCCATCACCTGATACTGATATGAAGAACATGGCAACGCATCTGTTGGTCTTTCTTGAGTGTATCATCCTCACAGGAGAGAAGCTCATCTTCAGCTGAAGTTCTGCTGTAAGAATCGTTCAGTAACTGAATATTCAAATAACTCACCTCTTATCAGCTGTGAACTTCAGGTGTGAGCCTTTATAAACTGATAATACAGGTAGAagttaactctctctctctctctctctctctctctctctctctctgccagacCCAAACCACTCTACACTATTATTAATCTCTCCTAACAATAATACTGAGAAattccagcataaaaaaatacaattttaattcattttaagtgattgacaccactaatacaaTTTAactttgccaatctaatgctgatattccttaaaaaaactcttaaaaactgaaatgcatccagcagTATGCATCAggaaaaatgtttttagtttgttcctaataaagtgccacaatcatgctcattgtttgATTGTTCCAACAAAAtccaaaagtacaaaaataaatcCGTTGTGTGAGCataattatcgctttttgtatttttttgctgcatttcaGAAAAACCCAAAAAGTGCTGTTTGGGTATGTATGTGGTTATTACTTATATATCCTTTATTTGTAATGATGAcagagacaatgatttttttagcatttttatttaagtaaatttaatttcagataaatttacataacttcaactcggtttcaagacttaaatattacatacagtaaataagtgGAGAACTTCAGTTGATCCTTTTTTCCGTGAACTTTACTTAAGTTTTACATACAATATTACCCAACTACAATAACtgaatttatacaatattacacaaataattaatgatacaaaacatattataattcctgacatttaaaacacaggaattataatatattatgtatcataaattatttaagtaatattgtataaattaagtaattgtaattaggtaatactgtatgcagaaataaagtaaagtttactaaaagaaaagttCAGTCCGTTCTTTAATTaagtcttttattattttattattttgaattggtctcaattttttccaaagctctcCTCTTTTTTTAACTCTCTTCAAAATCTCATGTTGTGTCTACCTTTCTGTTGagcactagatggcagtgtttcATTAACATAGAAATTGAGCAGGAGATACGATgttcatagcgtcttttttattttattattattatttactaattTACACAATATCTCTAACTTCCGGTATAAATCCTGCAGTGAGAATGCAGTGTAAATAATTAGCTTTAAGAGAGAACGTTTATTAAAATTTACCAGCTTCTAAAAACAGCTTTTTCTGGGGGGATTTTGTGTCTCTGAAACCATTTTTCTTACATTACAGCAACATAACTCACATAATGATCCATTCTTctgtagcttagccccgcccagcagccaatcagaacacaggtgaTTTATTATTGAGTGGATAGGATTCTCTCTTTAGGTGGCCAGGTGGACATGGAAATTATTGGACACGTTTACTaaactttcttttttattattattaaaataactaaGTTAAAATATTAAACCTCAAAATATTAAAcctaaaaatatgattttttttcttaatataatGATTTACCTTATTAAAACACATAGCCCACATCCCATatgaaagaaaactgtataacaTGTACAAACGATACAGTAACACTTTATTGTTTGtgcaaatagcaaaaaaaaaaaaaaaaaaaaaaaaaatatatatatatatatatatatatatatatttttttttttttttttttttttttttttttcatttatatgttttttgaagaatttttatCTATgtctggttattgactggaccagTAGAGCTTAAATGACAGGACTAAAGGGTAAAGATGAACATATCTCTTTATTTGCAGTAAACACAAATAATTTTGTCCTGTTAATGTATTGTCTTTGTGTCTGTGTATCATAAAATTAATTGGTAGCACTttacaataaaagtacatttatttacagtactaaCAACAGAATAGCTCAACTAATTATCAATTCACATTAGTAAATTATCgctttgtaatatttaaaaatacctttaatatggtcaatttaatttaatttaatttaattgagacACTGCAATgtgaacaatgtttattactgttgtaataaatactgtaataaacACTGATTTACCCTTATTGTATTGGGAAGTGTAAGACTGCATTTTTAACATTTGCgcaatatacataaaatatattgtacATATTTTATGATTCAAACTACTGTCCAGTGATGGCACTTTTTGACATGACTTTTTGTCCATGACTGTATGTTCAGAAATGACACAAAGAAGATGAAATATGTAGAATAACGACACCAGAAGGGATTGAACTgtcaaaacatttattaaaaagataCAAATGATAGCAAACTATCATTTTCTATTTGGAACAAACGTCTCTCACACTTACTCTCACAATCCAGAACTTTCACCTGGACTGTGCATTCTTCTGGCCAATCCATGCTCTGCTCTTTAAATGTGTTCCTACTTCTGTATTTTTATCAGAATTTTATCACGAATACATTCAACATAATGAGAAcctataaaaacatgattttgtgtttgtgaaaaatgttagtgtttatttttattaattctgatatatattttaaagaaaatcattttatTGCTTAGTTTATAAACCAGCTTTACATTGACTTTTTTCTATTGTATTATAATAGAGTATTTTAAAGGGATTTTTCTAC comes from Astyanax mexicanus isolate ESR-SI-001 chromosome 17, AstMex3_surface, whole genome shotgun sequence and encodes:
- the LOC111193961 gene encoding snake venom serine protease gussurobin-like, whose protein sequence is MLEVWKRLIPGTDCSEGERQHHVRVLYKAEGSRSGSCGGTLIRKQWVLTAGHCYKENTAGTLNVSVGVHPPGSNVQKNFTIPPENIQKYSSTLSDGDIMLLKLPEPVENIIPADLPDLQCKHPPDGAMLQAAGHGSASKVYGKTETHLKCLGVSVAPCQDLKYTVFENEKHVFCGGSLPEQPVIESCGGDSGGGLLESGESDVVFGVLIGGSRGGCGGQIVFTDVCEYMEWIQNTISS